From the genome of Triticum aestivum cultivar Chinese Spring chromosome 3B, IWGSC CS RefSeq v2.1, whole genome shotgun sequence, one region includes:
- the LOC123065177 gene encoding serine/threonine-protein kinase BSK1 isoform X3: protein MQDNKMGGKSSKYDNNLVHDNKMGDESSKYDNNLVQDNKMSGESSKYDNNLVQDNKTDGESSKYDNDPDRMLCDQTSPPAKLPFQYLKTITNNFSDTYAIGRGGSGVVYKGRMSNGEFVAVKKLQLSLPSFQKQFENEVCHLMYLNHPNIVRLRGYCYETQNVFVEHNGNFVCAEMSERLLCLQYYPKGSLAGYISDESSGLEWDTRYNIIVGIIYGLKYLHEEKVKPVLHMDLKPANILLDDAMKPKITDFGLSRLLDQQQTLSTSSRDGTLGYMAPEYLHAGHKDYPDVTRTSSERFVELTLDKWRSRNPLNKSPGYIPKIRRCIEIGLACVNLERKGRPSTGELIKLLQGRMTLDEIAASRMEATCSQPDLTAIHEILEREGYKPDEGPPTELSFQMWTNQMRETLIPKKKGDAAFRAGDFQVALDNFTEFIDNGAIISPVVYARRSLCYLMSDQPDAALQDLKIVKGIFEECIEKWPTALYIEEVAVSMLVNQRHRSATEMLNEASHLEEERRGNETFSFQTNEGFTFPKLSQ from the exons ATGCAGGACAATAAAATGGGTGGCAAGTCTAGCAAATATGACAACAATCTGGTGCACGACAATAAAATGGGTGATGAGTCTAGCAAATATGACAACAATCTGGTGCAGGACAATAAAATGAGTGGCGAGTCTAGCAAATATGACAACAATCTGGTGCAGGACAATAAAACGGATGGCGAGTCTAGCAAATATGACAACGATCCGGACAGGATGTTATGCGACCAAACATCACCACCAGCAAAGTTACCATTTCAGTATCTGAAAACGATCACAAACAACTTCTCTGATACATATGCTATCGGGAGGGGTGGTTCGGGTGTGGTATACAAG GGAAGGATGAGTAATGGAGAATTCGTTgctgtgaagaaacttcaactgtCATTGCCGAGCTTTCAGAAGCAGTTTGAGAATGAGGTGTGTCATCTGATGTACCTTAATCACCCGAATATAGTGCGACTTCGAGGGTACTGCTACGAAACACAGAATGTATTTGTAGAGCACAATGGGAATTTCGTCTGTGCGGAGATGTCAGAAAGGCTGCTTTGCTTGCAATATTATCCTAAGGGAAGCCTTGCTGGTTATATTTCAG ATGAATCTTCTGGACTTGAGTGGGACACCCGGTATAACATAATTGTCGGTATTATCTATGGTTTAAAGTACCTTCATGAGGAAAAAGTTAAGCCCGTGCTCCATATGGACCTAAAGCCGGCCAACATATTGCTGGATGATGCTATGAAGCCAAAGATTACAGACTTCGGTCTTTCAAGACTACTCGATCAACAGCAAACTTTAAGCACTTCAAGTCGTGATGGAACACT GGGTTACATGGCACCAGAATACCTACATGCAG GACACAAGGACTACCCAGATGTTACAAGAACATCCTCCGAGAGATTTGTGGAGCTT ACCCTTGATAAATGGAGGTCGAGAAATCCATTGAACAAATCACCAGGCTATATACCGAAAATAAGAAGATGCATTGAGATAGGTCTAGCATGTGTGAATCTTGAGCGGAAGGGAAGGCCATCAACAGGCGAGCTTATCAAGTTGCTACAAGGAAGAATGACGCTAGACGAG ATTGCAGCGTCTAGAATGGAAGCAACCTGTTCCCAGCCGGACCTAACTGCCATCCATGAGATTCTAGAGAGGGAGGGATACAAACCAGATGAAGGGCCTCCAACTGAG CTATCTTTCCAGATGTGGACAAACCAAATGCGAGAGACGTTGATCCCCAAAAAAAAGGGTGATGCTGCATTCCGAGCTGGAGACTTTCAGGTAGCATTGGACAATTTTACTGAG TTTATTGATAATGGGGCAATTATTTCACCGGTTGTTTATGCCAGACGTAGCTTGTGCTACCTTATGTCTGACCAACCTGATGCTGCCCTTCAAGACTTGAAGATAGTAAAGGGCATCTTTGAGGAATGCATTGAGAAATGGCCCACGGCACTCTACATAGAGGAAGTTGCGGTTTCAATGCTAGTCAATCAGAGGCATCGTAGCGCAACCGAAATGTTGAATGAGGCGTCGCACCTCGAAGAGGAGAGGCGTGGGAATGAAACTTTCAGCTTTCAGACCAATGAGGGATTTACATTCCCAAAATTGAGCCAATAG
- the LOC123065177 gene encoding serine/threonine-protein kinase BSK1 isoform X1, with translation MQDNKMGGKSSKYDNNLVHDNKMGDESSKYDNNLVQDNKMSGESSKYDNNLVQDNKTDGESSKYDNDPDRMLCDQTSPPAKLPFQYLKTITNNFSDTYAIGRGGSGVVYKGRMSNGEFVAVKKLQLSLPSFQKQFENEVCHLMYLNHPNIVRLRGYCYETQNVFVEHNGNFVCAEMSERLLCLQYYPKGSLAGYISDESSGLEWDTRYNIIVGIIYGLKYLHEEKVKPVLHMDLKPANILLDDAMKPKITDFGLSRLLDQQQTLSTSSRDGTLGYMAPEYLHAGTVTAKSDIFSLGVIILEVITGHKDYPDVTRTSSERFVELTLDKWRSRNPLNKSPGYIPKIRRCIEIGLACVNLERKGRPSTGELIKLLQGRMTLDEIAASRMEATCSQPDLTAIHEILEREGYKPDEGPPTELSFQMWTNQMRETLIPKKKGDAAFRAGDFQVALDNFTEFIDNGAIISPVVYARRSLCYLMSDQPDAALQDLKIVKGIFEECIEKWPTALYIEEVAVSMLVNQRHRSATEMLNEASHLEEERRGNETFSFQTNEGFTFPKLSQ, from the exons ATGCAGGACAATAAAATGGGTGGCAAGTCTAGCAAATATGACAACAATCTGGTGCACGACAATAAAATGGGTGATGAGTCTAGCAAATATGACAACAATCTGGTGCAGGACAATAAAATGAGTGGCGAGTCTAGCAAATATGACAACAATCTGGTGCAGGACAATAAAACGGATGGCGAGTCTAGCAAATATGACAACGATCCGGACAGGATGTTATGCGACCAAACATCACCACCAGCAAAGTTACCATTTCAGTATCTGAAAACGATCACAAACAACTTCTCTGATACATATGCTATCGGGAGGGGTGGTTCGGGTGTGGTATACAAG GGAAGGATGAGTAATGGAGAATTCGTTgctgtgaagaaacttcaactgtCATTGCCGAGCTTTCAGAAGCAGTTTGAGAATGAGGTGTGTCATCTGATGTACCTTAATCACCCGAATATAGTGCGACTTCGAGGGTACTGCTACGAAACACAGAATGTATTTGTAGAGCACAATGGGAATTTCGTCTGTGCGGAGATGTCAGAAAGGCTGCTTTGCTTGCAATATTATCCTAAGGGAAGCCTTGCTGGTTATATTTCAG ATGAATCTTCTGGACTTGAGTGGGACACCCGGTATAACATAATTGTCGGTATTATCTATGGTTTAAAGTACCTTCATGAGGAAAAAGTTAAGCCCGTGCTCCATATGGACCTAAAGCCGGCCAACATATTGCTGGATGATGCTATGAAGCCAAAGATTACAGACTTCGGTCTTTCAAGACTACTCGATCAACAGCAAACTTTAAGCACTTCAAGTCGTGATGGAACACT GGGTTACATGGCACCAGAATACCTACATGCAGGTACGGTCACAGCTAAATCAGACATATTCAGTTTGGGTGTAATAATTTTGGAGGTAATAACAGGACACAAGGACTACCCAGATGTTACAAGAACATCCTCCGAGAGATTTGTGGAGCTT ACCCTTGATAAATGGAGGTCGAGAAATCCATTGAACAAATCACCAGGCTATATACCGAAAATAAGAAGATGCATTGAGATAGGTCTAGCATGTGTGAATCTTGAGCGGAAGGGAAGGCCATCAACAGGCGAGCTTATCAAGTTGCTACAAGGAAGAATGACGCTAGACGAG ATTGCAGCGTCTAGAATGGAAGCAACCTGTTCCCAGCCGGACCTAACTGCCATCCATGAGATTCTAGAGAGGGAGGGATACAAACCAGATGAAGGGCCTCCAACTGAG CTATCTTTCCAGATGTGGACAAACCAAATGCGAGAGACGTTGATCCCCAAAAAAAAGGGTGATGCTGCATTCCGAGCTGGAGACTTTCAGGTAGCATTGGACAATTTTACTGAG TTTATTGATAATGGGGCAATTATTTCACCGGTTGTTTATGCCAGACGTAGCTTGTGCTACCTTATGTCTGACCAACCTGATGCTGCCCTTCAAGACTTGAAGATAGTAAAGGGCATCTTTGAGGAATGCATTGAGAAATGGCCCACGGCACTCTACATAGAGGAAGTTGCGGTTTCAATGCTAGTCAATCAGAGGCATCGTAGCGCAACCGAAATGTTGAATGAGGCGTCGCACCTCGAAGAGGAGAGGCGTGGGAATGAAACTTTCAGCTTTCAGACCAATGAGGGATTTACATTCCCAAAATTGAGCCAATAG
- the LOC123065177 gene encoding serine/threonine-protein kinase BSK1 isoform X2, with translation MGGKSSKYDNNLVHDNKMGDESSKYDNNLVQDNKMSGESSKYDNNLVQDNKTDGESSKYDNDPDRMLCDQTSPPAKLPFQYLKTITNNFSDTYAIGRGGSGVVYKGRMSNGEFVAVKKLQLSLPSFQKQFENEVCHLMYLNHPNIVRLRGYCYETQNVFVEHNGNFVCAEMSERLLCLQYYPKGSLAGYISDESSGLEWDTRYNIIVGIIYGLKYLHEEKVKPVLHMDLKPANILLDDAMKPKITDFGLSRLLDQQQTLSTSSRDGTLGYMAPEYLHAGTVTAKSDIFSLGVIILEVITGHKDYPDVTRTSSERFVELTLDKWRSRNPLNKSPGYIPKIRRCIEIGLACVNLERKGRPSTGELIKLLQGRMTLDEIAASRMEATCSQPDLTAIHEILEREGYKPDEGPPTELSFQMWTNQMRETLIPKKKGDAAFRAGDFQVALDNFTEFIDNGAIISPVVYARRSLCYLMSDQPDAALQDLKIVKGIFEECIEKWPTALYIEEVAVSMLVNQRHRSATEMLNEASHLEEERRGNETFSFQTNEGFTFPKLSQ, from the exons ATGGGTGGCAAGTCTAGCAAATATGACAACAATCTGGTGCACGACAATAAAATGGGTGATGAGTCTAGCAAATATGACAACAATCTGGTGCAGGACAATAAAATGAGTGGCGAGTCTAGCAAATATGACAACAATCTGGTGCAGGACAATAAAACGGATGGCGAGTCTAGCAAATATGACAACGATCCGGACAGGATGTTATGCGACCAAACATCACCACCAGCAAAGTTACCATTTCAGTATCTGAAAACGATCACAAACAACTTCTCTGATACATATGCTATCGGGAGGGGTGGTTCGGGTGTGGTATACAAG GGAAGGATGAGTAATGGAGAATTCGTTgctgtgaagaaacttcaactgtCATTGCCGAGCTTTCAGAAGCAGTTTGAGAATGAGGTGTGTCATCTGATGTACCTTAATCACCCGAATATAGTGCGACTTCGAGGGTACTGCTACGAAACACAGAATGTATTTGTAGAGCACAATGGGAATTTCGTCTGTGCGGAGATGTCAGAAAGGCTGCTTTGCTTGCAATATTATCCTAAGGGAAGCCTTGCTGGTTATATTTCAG ATGAATCTTCTGGACTTGAGTGGGACACCCGGTATAACATAATTGTCGGTATTATCTATGGTTTAAAGTACCTTCATGAGGAAAAAGTTAAGCCCGTGCTCCATATGGACCTAAAGCCGGCCAACATATTGCTGGATGATGCTATGAAGCCAAAGATTACAGACTTCGGTCTTTCAAGACTACTCGATCAACAGCAAACTTTAAGCACTTCAAGTCGTGATGGAACACT GGGTTACATGGCACCAGAATACCTACATGCAGGTACGGTCACAGCTAAATCAGACATATTCAGTTTGGGTGTAATAATTTTGGAGGTAATAACAGGACACAAGGACTACCCAGATGTTACAAGAACATCCTCCGAGAGATTTGTGGAGCTT ACCCTTGATAAATGGAGGTCGAGAAATCCATTGAACAAATCACCAGGCTATATACCGAAAATAAGAAGATGCATTGAGATAGGTCTAGCATGTGTGAATCTTGAGCGGAAGGGAAGGCCATCAACAGGCGAGCTTATCAAGTTGCTACAAGGAAGAATGACGCTAGACGAG ATTGCAGCGTCTAGAATGGAAGCAACCTGTTCCCAGCCGGACCTAACTGCCATCCATGAGATTCTAGAGAGGGAGGGATACAAACCAGATGAAGGGCCTCCAACTGAG CTATCTTTCCAGATGTGGACAAACCAAATGCGAGAGACGTTGATCCCCAAAAAAAAGGGTGATGCTGCATTCCGAGCTGGAGACTTTCAGGTAGCATTGGACAATTTTACTGAG TTTATTGATAATGGGGCAATTATTTCACCGGTTGTTTATGCCAGACGTAGCTTGTGCTACCTTATGTCTGACCAACCTGATGCTGCCCTTCAAGACTTGAAGATAGTAAAGGGCATCTTTGAGGAATGCATTGAGAAATGGCCCACGGCACTCTACATAGAGGAAGTTGCGGTTTCAATGCTAGTCAATCAGAGGCATCGTAGCGCAACCGAAATGTTGAATGAGGCGTCGCACCTCGAAGAGGAGAGGCGTGGGAATGAAACTTTCAGCTTTCAGACCAATGAGGGATTTACATTCCCAAAATTGAGCCAATAG